Proteins from a single region of Zavarzinella sp.:
- a CDS encoding P-II family nitrogen regulator, producing MNYVIIIVKPFRAEAVLQVLADHQLTDYTVREVKGYSRQKGYLEKYIGSEYSLAFLPKVEITAWVGDELLEILTEKIAGASRTGRIGDGKIFIIPTIQGEAIEF from the coding sequence ATGAATTACGTCATTATCATCGTCAAACCATTTCGAGCCGAAGCGGTCCTGCAGGTGCTGGCCGACCACCAACTGACCGATTACACGGTGCGTGAAGTCAAAGGCTACAGCCGGCAGAAAGGCTACCTGGAAAAGTACATTGGCAGCGAATACAGCCTGGCATTTTTGCCTAAAGTGGAAATCACCGCCTGGGTGGGCGATGAATTATTAGAAATTCTCACAGAAAAGATCGCAGGTGCCTCACGCACCGGACGGATTGGCGATGGCAAAATCTTCATCATTCCCACGATTCAGGGCGAAGCAATCGAATTTTAA
- a CDS encoding trypsin-like peptidase domain-containing protein: protein MSLLSICSLFVTHRRGKSGANAGHLVLHSGIDRMRKYSWLPFLAIYMLAVLVGITTTKSPQPITASEVVKKAEAERLATIRKVKQASVCVFVKEGNNILGGGSGVLIDKDGYCLTNYHVVAGQGFTGFRPTFVCSLPNGQMYDAVTVGTDKVGDVALIKLFPNKEGEEFPFVEMCDSDQIRPGEWSIIIGNPSLLATDFDPSISFGLISGVNRYRDFGFAEHTDALQYDTAANKGNSGGPIFNLKGELMGLVFGGNSVKRGSMNNGVGYGIPVNKIKNFLGHLRSGNACDHATLGATVASEGNDEAELPKMLVNAVMDDSDAARRGIGEGDLLLSFAGRPLLNANTFKSALGIYPKEWRLPITFQKGKTRKETLVRLMSYTPQEVSPGPKKGPLAPPPKAFGKGAQFFEAKPGFVNYYFNRQERDRLLAGSRKLADMREAKGDWLMVGTYASEARNGDFSAKIFLEDDKYAATLQMGLTDYKVVPAIPNQSIEDISESPFSGGLAMSLLYYRRFLTK, encoded by the coding sequence ATGTCGCTATTATCCATTTGTTCACTTTTTGTGACGCACCGTCGTGGCAAAAGTGGGGCAAATGCTGGGCACCTGGTTCTTCATTCGGGGATTGATCGGATGCGAAAATATTCGTGGTTGCCATTTCTGGCAATCTACATGTTGGCTGTCCTGGTTGGGATCACCACCACAAAATCACCGCAACCCATTACTGCGTCAGAAGTTGTGAAAAAAGCCGAGGCCGAACGCCTTGCCACTATTCGCAAAGTCAAACAAGCATCAGTGTGTGTTTTTGTCAAAGAAGGCAACAACATCCTGGGTGGCGGTTCAGGCGTTCTGATCGATAAAGATGGTTACTGCCTCACAAACTACCACGTGGTCGCGGGCCAGGGTTTCACAGGATTCCGCCCCACGTTTGTCTGTTCGCTGCCCAATGGTCAGATGTATGATGCGGTCACTGTTGGCACCGATAAGGTGGGCGACGTGGCACTCATTAAACTCTTCCCGAATAAAGAAGGCGAGGAATTCCCGTTTGTTGAAATGTGCGACAGCGACCAGATTCGCCCCGGCGAATGGTCCATTATTATTGGTAACCCCTCGTTATTAGCCACCGATTTTGATCCCAGCATCAGCTTTGGCTTGATCAGTGGAGTCAATCGCTATCGCGATTTCGGCTTTGCGGAACATACCGATGCTTTGCAGTACGACACTGCCGCTAACAAGGGCAATTCCGGTGGTCCAATCTTTAATCTGAAAGGCGAGCTGATGGGCCTGGTGTTCGGTGGTAACTCCGTTAAGCGTGGCTCCATGAACAACGGCGTCGGGTACGGCATCCCGGTGAACAAAATTAAGAACTTCCTTGGCCACCTGCGGTCCGGTAACGCGTGCGACCACGCCACCCTGGGTGCGACCGTGGCTTCGGAAGGAAATGATGAAGCGGAACTTCCCAAAATGCTGGTCAATGCGGTGATGGATGATTCCGATGCCGCCCGACGTGGCATTGGGGAAGGGGATCTGTTATTAAGCTTTGCTGGTCGCCCACTGTTAAATGCCAATACCTTCAAAAGTGCTCTGGGGATTTATCCCAAAGAATGGCGTTTACCCATTACTTTCCAGAAAGGGAAAACTCGCAAAGAAACGCTGGTGCGGCTGATGAGTTACACCCCGCAGGAAGTCAGTCCTGGGCCGAAAAAAGGCCCGCTGGCTCCCCCACCGAAAGCATTTGGGAAAGGAGCCCAGTTCTTTGAAGCAAAACCAGGCTTTGTGAATTACTACTTCAACCGTCAGGAGCGTGATCGCCTGCTGGCGGGTTCCCGCAAGCTGGCAGATATGCGGGAGGCAAAGGGTGACTGGCTGATGGTCGGCACCTATGCCAGCGAAGCCCGAAATGGCGATTTCAGTGCCAAGATTTTCCTGGAAGATGATAAATACGCAGCCACGTTGCAAATGGGCTTGACCGATTACAAAGTGGTACCTGCGATTCCTAACCAAAGTATCGAAGATATTTCTGAATCACCCTTTTCTGGTGGTCTGGCGATGAGCCTGCTTTATTACCGTCGATTTTTGACAAAATAA
- a CDS encoding S1C family serine protease, which yields MIMIKLLKIPTLLLCCLFPAIASGQVQPIEKVVSQTNEKVVKLFGAGGFRGAESYGTGIIVSPQGHILTAASTFLDGRLLRLHLPDGRKFMFKVLDVEPEFDAAVLQIVQDEKTATKLDLPYFDIAAEIKKVPGEAGDSVLAFTNCYSLATRDEMVSVQQGTITAVGKLSARRGAFEVPFNGDVYYLDAITNNPGAAGGPLINRKGDLLGFVGKEYRNVQTETWVNYAVPLQTEADLIVKGEKTKATLQEYVSRVIAGTWKSPDKRPAGTASGPGPYTGIVFVPRVVERTPPYIERILADSPAAKVGLKADDLIVYLEGEPVYSLDVFQDLIKRYQPGDKVQIEIRRGDKLTALSLELAPQPQK from the coding sequence ATGATCATGATAAAATTGCTGAAGATACCCACCCTGTTGCTCTGTTGCCTGTTCCCTGCGATTGCCAGCGGACAAGTGCAGCCGATCGAAAAAGTGGTGTCGCAAACGAATGAAAAAGTGGTGAAATTGTTCGGTGCTGGCGGCTTCCGTGGTGCGGAATCGTACGGCACAGGCATCATCGTTTCCCCACAGGGGCATATTCTGACTGCCGCCAGCACCTTCCTGGATGGGCGGTTACTTCGCCTGCACCTGCCCGATGGCCGCAAGTTTATGTTCAAAGTGCTGGATGTCGAACCGGAATTTGACGCTGCGGTGTTGCAGATCGTTCAGGACGAGAAAACGGCGACAAAACTTGACCTGCCTTATTTCGATATCGCCGCTGAAATCAAGAAAGTACCTGGGGAAGCGGGCGATTCGGTTCTCGCGTTCACCAACTGTTACTCACTGGCGACACGGGACGAAATGGTCAGCGTGCAACAGGGCACCATCACTGCCGTGGGCAAACTTTCCGCCCGCCGTGGCGCCTTCGAGGTCCCATTTAATGGCGACGTCTACTATCTGGATGCCATTACCAACAATCCCGGTGCAGCCGGTGGCCCACTGATCAACCGCAAGGGTGATTTGCTCGGCTTCGTGGGCAAGGAATATCGCAACGTTCAAACAGAAACCTGGGTGAACTATGCGGTGCCGTTGCAGACGGAAGCGGATCTGATTGTCAAAGGTGAAAAAACCAAGGCCACCCTGCAGGAATACGTTTCTCGCGTGATTGCAGGTACCTGGAAAAGCCCGGACAAACGCCCCGCAGGCACTGCCAGCGGACCTGGCCCTTACACGGGAATTGTGTTTGTGCCCCGCGTGGTGGAACGCACCCCACCGTACATTGAACGGATTCTGGCCGATTCGCCTGCTGCAAAGGTGGGGCTGAAGGCGGATGATCTGATTGTGTACCTCGAAGGTGAGCCAGTTTACAGTCTGGATGTGTTTCAGGATCTGATCAAACGTTATCAGCCGGGGGATAAAGTGCAAATTGAAATCCGCCGTGGTGATAAGTTAACCGCCCTCAGCCTCGAATTGGCCCCCCAACCTCAGAAATAA
- a CDS encoding PDZ domain-containing protein, which translates to MKWLIGCMLGCCLPMFAVGQDIVTELDAMLKDSAKKVAPSVARIETSGGQEAVWGAGKKGPEVMFRRGTGATTGIVVSEDGYIVTSSFNFLGKPTAIFVTVPGQPRMVAKIVGTDPTRMLTMLKVDAKGLPVPKALSRSEMESGQWCAALGRTLNPDLAVNPSISKGIISATNRVWGKAVQTDAKTSPVNYGGPLVDLSGNIYGIVVPISPNSTAETAGFEWYDSGIGFAVPLEDVFKTLPKYKAGTPENPVTLEAGKLGVNFREQDRYSQTITIGTVAPASAAQKAGLQVGDVVIEANGKALYNQASLLHILGPTYAGDKVSLKVKRDDKEMEFKDIELSAVTQVSQTGFLGILPMRDDPELGVEIRFVYPKSPAEQAGLKVGDRIMKVGPKPAGPMPKLPPGASLLRPFAGRDQLAKLLENTRVGTDIQLEVKRKDGKTETISLTLAAAPVDIPEELPEKSSAGLALAPVKNPLPPKKGAPPKKEVDPKPVPKKEDLKTGLQQIKNIGEAGRNFWIYIPENYDPNIAHGIVMWLHPAGRDGRDADDMTALWGQFCEKYHLIMVGSIAGSNTGWVAGESDGVIADLRWVMTNYTIDKQRVIVHGQGVGGQMAFYLGVNHKDTIRGVVAVGAVMANNPKEPVANQPVSFLVIAGAKDPLIKEIQESVNKLTEKKYDAMFREMKLSGKEYLNDDPPIFYEMLRWIETMDRL; encoded by the coding sequence ATGAAGTGGTTAATCGGATGCATGCTCGGTTGTTGCCTGCCCATGTTCGCAGTGGGTCAGGATATTGTGACCGAGTTGGATGCGATGTTGAAGGATTCGGCCAAAAAAGTCGCACCCAGCGTGGCACGGATCGAAACATCGGGCGGACAAGAAGCCGTGTGGGGTGCTGGCAAAAAAGGCCCGGAAGTGATGTTCCGCCGTGGGACAGGCGCTACCACTGGTATTGTGGTTTCTGAAGATGGTTACATTGTCACCAGTAGCTTCAACTTTCTGGGCAAACCAACCGCCATCTTTGTGACCGTGCCTGGCCAACCCCGAATGGTCGCGAAAATTGTCGGTACCGATCCCACCCGTATGTTAACAATGCTGAAAGTGGATGCCAAAGGCTTACCAGTTCCGAAGGCGCTCAGCCGTTCGGAAATGGAATCCGGTCAGTGGTGTGCTGCGTTAGGCCGTACCCTGAACCCCGATCTGGCGGTGAATCCCAGCATCAGCAAAGGGATTATCAGTGCCACTAACCGCGTGTGGGGGAAAGCAGTTCAGACCGATGCCAAAACTTCACCCGTAAACTACGGTGGCCCACTGGTTGATCTCTCTGGCAATATTTACGGCATTGTGGTGCCGATTTCACCCAACTCCACCGCTGAAACGGCTGGCTTTGAATGGTACGATTCCGGAATTGGCTTTGCCGTTCCGCTGGAAGATGTCTTCAAAACGCTCCCCAAATACAAAGCTGGTACTCCCGAAAATCCTGTGACTCTGGAAGCAGGCAAGCTCGGGGTCAATTTTCGCGAACAGGACCGTTATTCCCAAACGATTACCATTGGCACCGTAGCACCAGCATCAGCGGCTCAGAAAGCTGGCCTGCAGGTAGGCGACGTGGTGATTGAAGCCAATGGCAAAGCGTTGTACAACCAGGCGTCGCTGTTGCATATTCTTGGCCCCACCTACGCTGGCGATAAAGTTTCGCTGAAAGTGAAGCGTGATGACAAAGAAATGGAGTTCAAAGATATTGAACTCTCTGCAGTGACGCAGGTGTCCCAAACGGGTTTCCTGGGCATCCTGCCAATGCGGGACGATCCGGAACTGGGTGTTGAAATTCGCTTTGTATATCCCAAATCACCCGCAGAGCAGGCTGGCCTGAAGGTGGGTGACCGGATTATGAAGGTGGGGCCAAAACCTGCCGGTCCGATGCCGAAGTTACCCCCAGGTGCTTCGCTGCTCCGTCCGTTTGCAGGTCGGGACCAGCTCGCAAAACTGCTCGAGAATACCCGCGTGGGTACGGACATCCAGTTAGAAGTGAAACGCAAAGACGGGAAAACGGAAACGATCAGCCTGACACTGGCTGCCGCACCGGTAGATATTCCAGAAGAATTGCCAGAAAAATCGTCCGCTGGTCTGGCATTAGCACCGGTAAAAAATCCGTTGCCACCCAAGAAAGGTGCCCCACCGAAAAAAGAAGTCGATCCCAAGCCGGTTCCTAAAAAGGAAGATTTGAAAACTGGCTTACAGCAGATCAAAAACATTGGCGAAGCTGGCCGTAATTTCTGGATTTACATTCCGGAAAATTACGATCCGAATATCGCCCACGGTATTGTGATGTGGCTGCATCCTGCCGGCCGAGATGGCCGTGATGCGGATGACATGACAGCACTATGGGGACAGTTTTGCGAAAAATACCACCTGATCATGGTGGGATCGATCGCTGGCAGTAACACTGGTTGGGTCGCTGGTGAATCCGATGGAGTGATTGCTGACCTCCGCTGGGTGATGACCAACTACACCATCGACAAGCAACGAGTCATCGTTCACGGTCAGGGTGTTGGTGGGCAAATGGCCTTTTATCTGGGCGTCAACCACAAAGATACCATCCGTGGGGTGGTTGCGGTTGGTGCGGTGATGGCCAATAATCCGAAAGAGCCTGTGGCAAACCAGCCAGTCAGCTTCCTGGTAATCGCAGGGGCCAAAGACCCTCTGATCAAGGAAATTCAGGAAAGTGTCAACAAACTGACAGAAAAGAAATATGATGCGATGTTCCGTGAAATGAAACTTTCCGGCAAAGAGTATCTCAATGATGACCCGCCGATCTTCTACGAAATGCTCCGTTGGATCGAAACAATGGATCGTCTGTAA
- a CDS encoding D-TA family PLP-dependent enzyme has protein sequence MTPYQIDRPEEIFSPGLIFFRDIIEENLKAALEIAGSASRLCPHVKTHKTREIVRMERAIGIQSNKAATIAEAEMLAQEGMPEVVIAYPLVGPNLLRLVRLIQKYPQTQFSVLVDNLTIAQLLEDTLSAHQVTCGVWLDLNVGQNRTGILPTEEAVALYQALNRFKCLQVLGLHVYDGHNHAVSYELRQELVVQIVEQVREFRSQLAKLGLKAPRVIAGGTPSFRIWAEQDLEGLQCSPGTFTLYDVGYGNKFEDLGTLRPAAVLLTRVVSLPSPGRITLDLGHKAVAADPPAGQRCTILGIDDYTVGPQNEEHLTIDLPNGHDFRPGDELLAIPTHICPTVALHQFAYILQDGKLVEQWEIAARNRVITV, from the coding sequence ATGACACCCTACCAGATTGATCGTCCGGAAGAGATCTTCAGCCCGGGGCTGATTTTCTTTCGGGACATTATTGAAGAAAACCTGAAGGCGGCACTGGAGATTGCGGGCAGTGCCAGCCGATTGTGCCCACACGTGAAGACGCACAAGACACGAGAGATTGTGCGGATGGAACGGGCTATTGGTATTCAATCGAACAAGGCAGCCACCATCGCCGAAGCGGAAATGCTGGCACAGGAAGGGATGCCGGAGGTGGTGATCGCTTACCCACTGGTGGGCCCCAATCTGCTCCGTTTGGTGCGTCTGATTCAGAAATATCCTCAGACCCAGTTCAGTGTGCTGGTAGACAACTTGACAATTGCCCAATTGTTAGAGGATACTCTGTCCGCACATCAGGTAACGTGCGGTGTCTGGCTTGATCTGAATGTTGGCCAGAATCGTACTGGGATTCTGCCCACCGAAGAGGCGGTGGCACTCTATCAGGCACTGAATCGCTTTAAGTGCTTACAGGTGCTTGGTTTACATGTGTACGATGGCCACAATCACGCTGTCAGTTATGAACTGCGGCAGGAATTGGTGGTTCAGATTGTCGAACAGGTTCGGGAGTTTCGCAGCCAACTGGCCAAACTGGGCTTGAAGGCACCCAGAGTGATTGCAGGTGGCACACCATCATTTCGCATCTGGGCGGAACAGGATCTGGAAGGTTTGCAATGTTCCCCCGGGACGTTTACGCTCTACGACGTAGGGTATGGAAACAAATTTGAAGATTTAGGCACCCTTCGCCCCGCTGCCGTGCTGCTGACCCGTGTGGTGTCTTTACCTTCGCCTGGCAGAATTACCCTGGACCTGGGCCATAAAGCAGTTGCTGCCGACCCACCTGCAGGTCAGCGGTGCACCATTCTGGGCATTGATGACTACACAGTAGGCCCACAAAATGAAGAACATCTCACAATTGATCTACCCAATGGGCACGACTTTCGACCTGGAGATGAACTGCTGGCGATTCCGACGCATATCTGCCCCACGGTGGCGTTGCACCAGTTTGCATACATCCTTCAGGATGGCAAGCTGGTAGAACAGTGGGAAATTGCCGCACGTAACCGCGTGATTACAGTCTGA
- a CDS encoding AAA family ATPase, whose product MRRGLTLGKFAPFHLGHQLMIETALAEVDELFVMVYATDVIEIPLQVRAGWIRKLYPTIKIIEAWDGPEGYGNTPEICREQENYILRKLNGLHITHFYSSEFYGDHVSRALGAVDRRIDEPRKTVPISATALREDYFLGRQFLSPVVYADLITKICFMGAPSTGKTTLASTLAEFHNTVWMPEYGAEYWRNHQVDRRITLEQFEEIAPEHLKQEDERILQARKYLFCDTNPITTYLFAKDYHGTAGPVLTRLAKEAEKGYDLYFLCDTDIPYADTWDRSGDQKRKWFQQQIIDDLAERQVPFFRIRGTLDERVTQVSEILRQHRKFGNILDITHRLQ is encoded by the coding sequence ATGCGCCGTGGTCTAACCCTGGGGAAATTTGCCCCTTTTCATCTTGGCCACCAGTTAATGATCGAAACCGCTCTGGCTGAAGTCGATGAGCTATTCGTCATGGTGTACGCTACGGATGTCATCGAGATTCCGTTACAGGTGCGTGCCGGCTGGATAAGAAAGTTATACCCCACGATTAAGATTATTGAGGCTTGGGATGGTCCAGAAGGCTATGGGAATACTCCAGAGATTTGTCGCGAGCAGGAAAACTACATTCTTCGAAAACTCAACGGACTGCACATTACCCATTTCTATTCCAGTGAGTTCTATGGAGACCACGTCAGCCGTGCACTTGGGGCGGTTGACCGCAGGATCGATGAACCACGCAAGACTGTGCCGATCAGCGCGACTGCACTTCGCGAAGACTATTTTCTAGGTCGGCAATTTCTTTCACCCGTGGTGTATGCCGATCTGATTACAAAGATCTGCTTCATGGGTGCACCATCCACAGGAAAAACGACTCTCGCCAGTACCCTGGCAGAGTTTCACAATACCGTCTGGATGCCGGAATATGGTGCAGAATATTGGCGGAATCACCAGGTTGATCGCCGAATCACGTTGGAGCAATTTGAAGAGATCGCACCGGAACATCTGAAACAGGAAGACGAGCGGATCCTGCAGGCTCGAAAATACCTTTTCTGCGACACGAACCCGATTACGACCTATCTCTTTGCCAAGGACTATCACGGTACTGCTGGTCCTGTGTTGACGCGACTTGCAAAAGAAGCAGAGAAAGGGTACGACTTATACTTTCTCTGTGACACCGATATCCCCTATGCCGATACCTGGGACCGTAGTGGCGATCAGAAAAGAAAGTGGTTTCAACAGCAGATTATTGATGATTTAGCTGAAAGGCAGGTGCCGTTCTTTCGAATCAGGGGCACGTTGGATGAACGGGTAACGCAAGTGAGCGAAATCCTGCGACAGCATCGAAAATTTGGCAATATACTGGATATCACCCACCGACTTCAATGA
- the pnuC gene encoding nicotinamide riboside transporter PnuC: MEPKASQSAKIDRTWLALILICGSVLSAYLATSIFDATVSLSGILCVGLIAIGRREGYIIGIYNSLSYSYLAYKNGLFGELYLNLFFFVPMGIIGYIMWSRHMTKVRTVTMRQMSWGQRFAVAAICIAGTIGLGMLLNLNPRQNTPFIDATTNVLSVVATILMMWRYKEQWLLYILLNIVTIWMWVLRFRAGGNAGDLMILMWSLFLLNALFGYWRWNTGVKKSVSSSTCENTEVPPCAVV; encoded by the coding sequence ATGGAGCCCAAAGCATCACAGTCTGCAAAGATCGACCGCACCTGGCTGGCATTGATACTGATCTGTGGAAGTGTCCTCAGTGCCTATCTTGCAACAAGCATTTTTGATGCGACAGTATCCCTGTCTGGCATTCTCTGCGTAGGGCTGATTGCGATTGGTCGACGTGAAGGATACATCATCGGCATTTATAACAGTCTTTCTTATTCGTATCTGGCGTACAAAAACGGTCTCTTTGGTGAACTCTATCTCAATTTGTTCTTCTTTGTTCCAATGGGCATTATTGGTTACATCATGTGGTCTCGTCACATGACGAAAGTCAGAACAGTCACCATGAGGCAGATGAGCTGGGGGCAGCGGTTCGCCGTTGCGGCCATCTGTATTGCAGGCACCATTGGATTGGGAATGCTGTTGAACCTCAATCCTCGACAGAACACGCCGTTCATCGATGCCACCACAAACGTACTATCTGTCGTGGCGACAATTCTAATGATGTGGCGTTACAAGGAACAATGGTTGCTGTATATCCTGCTCAACATCGTGACGATCTGGATGTGGGTTCTGCGCTTCCGCGCGGGAGGCAATGCTGGAGATCTGATGATCCTGATGTGGTCGCTTTTCCTGCTGAATGCGTTGTTTGGCTACTGGCGGTGGAACACCGGCGTCAAAAAATCAGTGTCATCGTCCACCTGTGAGAATACTGAGGTGCCGCCATGCGCCGTGGTCTAA
- a CDS encoding MoxR family ATPase, with amino-acid sequence MAASDVEAVQEIAAAYERMTTQIGKIIVGQHQAIEQMLMAIFSRGHCLLVGVPGLAKTLLISTVARIMDLSFKRIQFTPDLMPADITGTDILQDDPETGRRTFRFLPGPLFANMILADEINRTPPKTQAALLEAMQERHVTAGGTTYELPEPFFVLATQNPIEQEGTYPLPEAQQDRFMFHIKVHYPSRAEEIQIMKATTSSHQPEISKVLDAQTILRLQKVVRNIAVGDHIFQYAADLVRATRPKEPGSPKWLADQIAWGAGPRASQYLILAGKAKAVLNGRLHVSTEDIRQVAYPVLRHRMMTTFLADAEGISTDDIIRRLIEVLPSPVEEAAGKTKRH; translated from the coding sequence ATGGCAGCGAGTGATGTAGAAGCAGTGCAGGAAATCGCCGCTGCCTACGAGCGAATGACCACGCAGATCGGCAAGATTATTGTGGGGCAGCACCAGGCAATTGAACAGATGCTGATGGCGATCTTCAGCCGTGGGCATTGCCTGCTGGTGGGGGTGCCTGGTCTGGCAAAGACCTTGCTGATCAGCACCGTGGCACGGATTATGGATCTGAGTTTCAAACGGATCCAGTTTACCCCCGATCTGATGCCCGCCGACATTACAGGAACAGATATTCTGCAGGATGACCCCGAAACGGGCCGCCGCACCTTTCGATTTTTACCCGGCCCGTTGTTTGCCAACATGATTCTGGCGGATGAAATCAACCGCACCCCACCGAAAACGCAGGCGGCACTGCTGGAGGCAATGCAGGAACGCCACGTAACCGCAGGTGGGACAACTTACGAATTGCCGGAGCCGTTTTTTGTGCTGGCCACCCAGAATCCGATTGAACAGGAAGGCACCTACCCACTGCCGGAAGCACAGCAGGATCGGTTTATGTTTCACATCAAGGTGCATTACCCCAGTCGGGCGGAAGAAATTCAGATTATGAAGGCCACCACATCCAGCCACCAGCCGGAAATCAGCAAGGTACTGGATGCCCAGACGATTCTGCGGTTACAGAAGGTGGTGCGGAATATCGCGGTGGGTGATCACATTTTTCAATACGCCGCCGACCTGGTACGCGCCACCCGCCCCAAAGAACCTGGTTCCCCCAAATGGCTGGCAGATCAGATTGCCTGGGGGGCAGGCCCACGCGCCAGCCAGTATCTGATTCTGGCAGGAAAGGCCAAAGCGGTCCTCAACGGTCGCTTGCATGTCAGCACGGAAGATATTCGTCAGGTGGCCTACCCGGTATTACGACACCGCATGATGACAACGTTTCTGGCTGATGCGGAAGGGATCAGTACGGATGATATCATCCGCAGACTGATTGAAGTCCTGCCATCACCAGTTGAAGAAGCTGCAGGCAAAACGAAACGCCATTAA
- the moaC gene encoding cyclic pyranopterin monophosphate synthase MoaC — protein MSQLSHFDESGASRMVDISAKASTARVAVASGVIIMAPTTLEMIQLRQFSKGDVCEVARLAGIMAAKQTSQIIPLCHPILLSGITVDFEVELPDRLKILATVKTSGQTGVEMEALTAVSAAGLTVYDMCKSVDRSMVISQIQLETKTGGKSGDYHRDTEQK, from the coding sequence ATGAGCCAGCTCAGCCATTTCGATGAATCCGGTGCCAGTCGCATGGTGGATATTTCTGCCAAAGCCAGCACCGCACGCGTTGCGGTGGCATCGGGTGTCATCATCATGGCACCCACCACACTGGAAATGATTCAGTTACGGCAGTTTTCCAAAGGCGATGTGTGCGAGGTGGCTCGCCTGGCGGGGATTATGGCGGCAAAGCAAACCAGCCAGATCATTCCGTTGTGCCACCCCATCCTGCTCAGTGGGATCACCGTCGATTTCGAAGTGGAATTGCCAGACCGCCTGAAAATTCTTGCCACAGTGAAAACCAGCGGGCAGACAGGCGTGGAAATGGAAGCATTAACTGCCGTAAGTGCTGCCGGATTAACTGTTTACGATATGTGCAAGTCAGTTGATCGTTCGATGGTGATTTCCCAGATTCAGTTAGAAACTAAAACAGGTGGCAAATCGGGTGATTACCACCGCGACACGGAACAGAAATGA
- a CDS encoding polyprenyl synthetase family protein, which yields MIKAPFTIAHTPFAESLPHVGCEVLPDLARVDEIFLTSLDAIRGQFPELFQHVRCYHGKRLRPILMLLAARACGQVTSAHNTLAAVVELIHTATLVHDDILDNATSRRDVATIHQRWGNKAAILLGDFLFSEAYRLCSTIDATAGQMIGEATSAVCLGEMQQTFHAGNLHLRLHEYEEMIAGKTGALTAVATRMGAYYAGASPSTVATLTQFGRQLGVLFQMADDILDLTGSEQETGKTLGTDLAQKKLTLPLIMMLEKLHPEDKTAAREAIEGNNLRQVRYFLQLSQAIEHSYEYANNLMAETVQNLNNLPDSAAKSSLNHLIRLTLHRSR from the coding sequence ATGATTAAGGCACCATTCACCATTGCTCACACACCTTTTGCGGAATCGTTGCCGCACGTTGGGTGCGAGGTGCTGCCCGATTTGGCACGCGTTGATGAGATTTTTCTCACAAGTCTGGATGCAATTCGTGGGCAATTTCCCGAGTTGTTCCAGCACGTGCGATGTTACCACGGCAAGCGACTTCGACCAATTCTGATGCTGCTGGCCGCACGTGCCTGTGGGCAGGTGACCAGTGCCCACAATACTTTAGCTGCGGTGGTGGAACTGATCCACACAGCAACACTGGTACACGATGATATTCTGGATAACGCCACCAGTCGTCGGGATGTTGCCACGATTCACCAACGGTGGGGCAACAAAGCAGCTATTCTGCTAGGCGATTTTCTCTTTTCGGAAGCCTACCGTTTGTGCAGCACCATCGATGCCACCGCTGGCCAGATGATTGGCGAGGCCACCTCGGCAGTTTGTCTGGGTGAAATGCAGCAAACGTTCCACGCGGGTAACCTGCACCTACGCCTCCATGAATATGAAGAGATGATTGCGGGAAAAACGGGTGCATTGACGGCAGTTGCCACCAGAATGGGTGCATACTATGCTGGTGCATCGCCCAGCACCGTTGCAACACTGACCCAATTTGGCAGGCAGTTGGGAGTATTGTTCCAGATGGCAGACGACATTCTGGATTTAACCGGATCGGAACAGGAAACCGGCAAAACTTTGGGTACCGATCTGGCACAGAAAAAATTAACGCTGCCACTGATTATGATGCTGGAAAAGCTTCATCCTGAAGACAAAACAGCCGCACGTGAGGCGATTGAAGGCAACAATCTTCGCCAGGTTCGCTATTTTCTCCAGCTTTCCCAGGCAATTGAACACTCTTATGAGTATGCCAATAATTTGATGGCTGAAACTGTGCAAAATTTGAACAATTTGCCCGATTCGGCGGCAAAATCTTCACTGAATCATCTTATACGACTAACTTTGCATCGCAGCAGATAA